In Nocardia sp. BMG111209, a genomic segment contains:
- a CDS encoding alpha/beta fold hydrolase, translating into MPVCTTRDGVDIYYKDWGSGRPVVFIHGWPLNADAWDDQMKAVADAGFRGIAHDRRGHGRSEQPWDGYDFDTFADDLNDLLTQLDLRDVTLVAHSMGGGELARYIGRHGTSRVRSAVLLSAITPHMLKTADNPSGVPEDALVQIKNGILGERSQFWKDVSEMFFGANRRGSKATQGNRDAFWFMAMHESIQAGVKCVDAFGWDDFTADLKKFDIPTLIVHGDDDQIVPIDATARQAVEIIRDASLIVYEGASHGLAMVPGDKERFLKDLTTFLGV; encoded by the coding sequence ATGCCTGTGTGTACGACGCGCGACGGAGTGGACATCTACTACAAGGACTGGGGTTCGGGCCGCCCGGTCGTGTTCATCCACGGATGGCCGCTGAATGCCGATGCCTGGGACGACCAGATGAAGGCGGTCGCCGACGCGGGTTTCCGGGGTATCGCCCACGATCGCCGTGGTCACGGCCGCTCGGAGCAGCCGTGGGACGGTTACGACTTCGACACCTTCGCCGACGATCTGAACGATCTGCTGACGCAGCTCGACCTGCGGGACGTGACCCTGGTCGCGCATTCGATGGGCGGCGGCGAGCTCGCCCGCTACATCGGCCGGCACGGCACCTCGCGGGTCCGTTCGGCCGTACTGCTGTCGGCGATCACGCCGCACATGCTGAAGACCGCCGACAATCCGTCGGGTGTGCCCGAGGACGCCCTCGTGCAGATCAAGAACGGGATCCTCGGGGAGCGGTCGCAGTTCTGGAAGGACGTGTCCGAGATGTTCTTCGGCGCGAACCGCCGCGGCTCGAAGGCCACCCAGGGCAACCGGGACGCGTTCTGGTTCATGGCGATGCACGAATCCATCCAGGCCGGCGTGAAGTGCGTGGACGCCTTCGGCTGGGACGATTTCACCGCCGACCTGAAGAAGTTCGACATCCCGACCCTGATCGTGCACGGCGACGACGATCAGATCGTGCCGATCGACGCCACCGCCCGGCAGGCGGTCGAGATCATCCGGGACGCGAGCCTCATCGTCTACGAGGGCGCCTCGCACGGCCTGGCCATGGTGCCGGGCGACAAGGAGCGTTTCCTCAAGGATCTGACCACCTTCCTGGGGGTCTGA
- the pdhA gene encoding pyruvate dehydrogenase (acetyl-transferring) E1 component subunit alpha, translated as MTDPSAYPVQLVQPDGRRVLDREHAALVADVGPERLRRMYEDMVAARRIDTEATALQRQGQLGLWPPLLGQEGAQIGSAHALNSDDYVFCSYREAAVAYCRGVDPGAITRMWRGVAHCCWEPDTINMTNPAIVVGAQGLHATGYAYAAHLDGAEIATIAYFGDGATSQGDIAEALGFASSWSAPVVFFCQNNHWAISEPVQVQSATPIARRAYGYGMPAVQVDGNDALGVLAVTRQAVARARAGGGPSFIEAITYRMGPHTTADDPTRYRAAAELELWRRRDPIDRMRRLLEREGFWDSDFEQQVRDRSDAVGERVRSATVGMPDPAPAALFEHVYATPHPLIDEQRRDYTAYLEGVRS; from the coding sequence ATGACCGACCCGAGCGCCTATCCGGTGCAGTTGGTCCAGCCCGACGGCCGCCGCGTACTCGATCGCGAGCACGCCGCCCTGGTCGCCGATGTCGGCCCCGAACGGCTGCGGCGAATGTACGAGGACATGGTCGCCGCCCGGCGCATCGACACCGAGGCGACCGCACTGCAACGCCAGGGCCAGCTCGGCCTGTGGCCGCCGCTGCTGGGCCAGGAAGGCGCGCAGATCGGTTCCGCCCACGCTCTGAACTCCGACGATTACGTGTTCTGCAGCTATCGCGAGGCCGCGGTGGCCTACTGCCGGGGTGTCGATCCGGGCGCGATCACCCGGATGTGGCGCGGTGTCGCGCACTGCTGCTGGGAGCCGGACACGATCAACATGACCAATCCGGCGATCGTGGTCGGCGCGCAGGGTCTGCACGCCACCGGCTACGCCTACGCGGCACATCTCGACGGCGCCGAGATCGCGACCATCGCCTATTTCGGCGACGGCGCGACGAGTCAGGGCGATATCGCGGAGGCGCTCGGCTTCGCCTCCTCGTGGAGTGCCCCGGTGGTGTTCTTCTGCCAGAACAACCACTGGGCGATCAGCGAACCGGTACAGGTGCAGAGCGCGACCCCGATCGCGCGCCGGGCCTACGGCTACGGCATGCCGGCCGTCCAGGTCGACGGCAACGACGCGCTGGGTGTGCTCGCGGTGACCCGGCAGGCGGTGGCCCGGGCGCGGGCCGGTGGCGGGCCGTCGTTCATCGAGGCGATCACCTACCGGATGGGCCCGCACACCACCGCCGACGATCCGACCCGCTATCGCGCGGCGGCGGAGCTGGAACTGTGGCGGCGCCGCGATCCGATCGATCGGATGCGCCGGCTGCTGGAACGAGAAGGGTTCTGGGACAGCGACTTCGAGCAACAGGTACGCGATCGTTCGGACGCTGTGGGGGAGCGGGTGCGCAGCGCCACGGTCGGCATGCCCGATCCGGCGCCGGCCGCGTTGTTCGAGCACGTATACGCGACACCGCATCCGCTGATCGACGAACAGCGGCGGGACTACACCGCATACCTGGAGGGAGTCCGGTCATGA
- a CDS encoding Lrp/AsnC family transcriptional regulator — protein MSSAEQIGAVIDATDARLLLELVANPRATGVELATRLGLSRNTVQARLARWESAGVLASFERRVDPRALGYPLAAFVSVVVDQHTLDAVVDELARVPEVTEVCGLTGQTDLTVRVVARDADDLYRVAGRILEIRGVERTNMALVMQQFVGPRTAPLLARVAADGNTR, from the coding sequence ATGTCCAGTGCAGAGCAGATCGGTGCCGTGATCGACGCGACGGATGCGCGGCTGTTGCTGGAGCTGGTCGCCAATCCCCGCGCCACCGGCGTGGAGCTGGCCACCCGCCTGGGGCTGTCCCGCAACACCGTGCAGGCCCGGCTGGCCCGCTGGGAGTCGGCCGGGGTGCTGGCGAGTTTCGAACGCCGGGTCGATCCGCGCGCGCTGGGGTATCCGCTGGCCGCGTTCGTCTCCGTCGTGGTCGATCAGCACACCCTGGACGCCGTCGTCGACGAGCTGGCCCGGGTCCCGGAGGTCACCGAGGTGTGCGGGCTGACCGGTCAGACCGATCTCACCGTCCGCGTCGTCGCCCGCGACGCCGACGATCTGTACCGGGTCGCGGGCCGGATCCTGGAGATCCGCGGCGTGGAACGCACCAATATGGCCCTGGTGATGCAGCAGTTCGTCGGCCCCCGCACGGCCCCCCTGCTGGCCCGGGTGGCCGCCGACGGCAACACCCGCTGA
- a CDS encoding alpha-ketoacid dehydrogenase subunit beta, whose product MITFAAALNTGLRRALEDDPKVVLLGEDIGRLGGVFRVTDTLQKDFGDNRVIDTPLAESGIIGTAFGMALRGYRPVCEIQFDGFVYPAFDQIVSQVAKIHYRTGGAASAPLTVRIPFGGGIGAVEHHSESPEAYFAHTAGLRVVSPSTPADAYLMLRQSISLPDPVIFLEPKRRYWDKAEVDPDALDADPYPLDRARICRPGRDATIVAYGGMVRTALTAAEIAAGEGHELEVIDLRSLSPIDFDTVEESVRRTGRLVVTHEAPVFAGLGAEIAARISERCFYYLEAPVLRVGGFDIPYPPAKLERHHLPDPDRILDAVDRTFA is encoded by the coding sequence ATGATCACGTTCGCCGCCGCTCTGAACACGGGCCTGCGCCGCGCCCTGGAGGACGATCCCAAGGTGGTGCTGCTCGGTGAGGACATCGGCCGGCTCGGCGGTGTCTTCCGGGTCACCGACACCCTGCAGAAGGATTTCGGGGACAACCGGGTGATCGATACGCCGCTGGCCGAATCCGGCATCATCGGAACGGCTTTCGGGATGGCGCTGCGCGGCTACCGGCCGGTGTGCGAGATCCAGTTCGACGGCTTCGTGTATCCGGCGTTCGATCAGATCGTCTCGCAGGTCGCGAAGATCCACTACCGCACCGGCGGCGCGGCCTCGGCGCCGCTGACCGTGCGGATCCCGTTCGGCGGCGGGATCGGGGCGGTGGAGCACCACTCCGAGTCGCCGGAGGCGTACTTCGCGCACACCGCCGGGCTGCGGGTGGTCTCGCCGAGTACCCCCGCCGACGCGTATCTCATGTTGCGCCAATCGATTTCGCTGCCCGACCCGGTGATCTTCCTGGAGCCCAAGCGCCGTTACTGGGACAAGGCCGAGGTCGATCCCGATGCGCTGGACGCCGATCCGTATCCCCTGGACCGGGCCCGGATCTGCCGTCCGGGCCGGGACGCCACGATCGTCGCGTACGGCGGCATGGTCCGCACCGCGCTGACCGCGGCCGAGATCGCCGCGGGGGAGGGGCACGAACTGGAGGTGATCGATCTGCGCAGCCTGTCGCCGATCGACTTCGACACGGTCGAGGAATCGGTGCGGCGGACCGGCCGGCTCGTCGTCACGCACGAGGCGCCGGTGTTCGCGGGGCTCGGCGCGGAGATCGCCGCCCGGATCAGCGAACGCTGTTTCTACTACTTGGAGGCGCCGGTCCTGCGCGTCGGTGGCTTCGACATCCCCTATCCCCCCGCTAAGCTCGAACGGCACCACCTGCCCGACCCCGATCGCATCCTGGATGCGGTCGATCGAACGTTTGCGTGA
- a CDS encoding benzoate/H(+) symporter BenE family transporter → MSTTAAESPGASPTEPVDSPEPRAGDPVAPAGGPPSHTAHAIGAGAVAALVGFTSSFAVVLAGLTEMGATPAQAASGLMVVCLTQAIGMLLLARRFRIPITLAWSTPGAALLASTGAVAGGWAAAVGAFLVTGVLIVLTGFWDRLGRLIAAIPVEIAQAMLAGVLVPLCLAPVRSVTVSPAVVVPVLVVWLVLQRFAARWAVLAAFATAAVGAGIDIAVTHRHLDLAAMTPRVELTAPHWTWQAVVGVAVPLYIVTMAAQNIPGTAVLSSFGYRVPWRAAMITTGLGTLVGATAGGHVVNLAAISAALTAAPAAHPDPRRRWIAAVGTGGTYLLIAPAAAALVTLVAAAPRGALESVAGLALLATLASALTAALGPAEHRTAAVVTFLVSASAITIAGIGAAFWALAAGLLVRWVLAPRGRTAPTTAASR, encoded by the coding sequence ATGAGCACCACCGCCGCCGAATCCCCCGGAGCCTCGCCCACCGAACCGGTCGATTCGCCCGAACCACGGGCCGGCGACCCGGTGGCTCCGGCAGGTGGCCCGCCGAGCCATACCGCGCATGCGATCGGCGCGGGGGCGGTGGCGGCGCTGGTCGGATTCACCAGTTCGTTCGCGGTGGTGCTGGCCGGGCTGACCGAGATGGGCGCCACACCGGCACAGGCGGCCTCGGGCCTGATGGTCGTCTGTCTCACCCAGGCGATCGGAATGTTGTTGCTGGCCCGGCGTTTTCGCATCCCGATCACGCTGGCCTGGTCCACCCCCGGTGCGGCGTTGCTGGCGAGCACCGGTGCGGTGGCCGGGGGCTGGGCCGCGGCCGTCGGCGCGTTCCTGGTGACCGGGGTGCTGATCGTGCTCACCGGATTCTGGGATCGGCTCGGCCGGCTGATCGCGGCGATTCCGGTCGAGATCGCGCAGGCCATGCTGGCCGGGGTGCTGGTGCCGCTGTGCCTCGCGCCGGTGCGTTCGGTGACCGTCAGTCCGGCCGTGGTGGTGCCGGTGCTCGTCGTGTGGCTGGTGCTGCAACGGTTCGCCGCCCGCTGGGCGGTACTGGCGGCGTTCGCGACCGCGGCCGTCGGCGCGGGTATCGATATCGCGGTGACCCATCGCCACCTGGATCTCGCCGCCATGACGCCGCGGGTGGAACTGACCGCGCCGCACTGGACCTGGCAGGCGGTGGTCGGCGTCGCGGTGCCGCTGTACATCGTCACGATGGCCGCGCAGAACATCCCCGGCACCGCGGTGCTCTCGTCGTTCGGCTATCGGGTGCCGTGGCGGGCGGCGATGATCACCACGGGGCTGGGCACGCTGGTGGGTGCGACCGCCGGTGGGCACGTGGTGAATCTGGCCGCGATCAGCGCGGCGCTGACCGCGGCGCCCGCGGCCCATCCGGATCCGCGCCGCCGATGGATCGCGGCGGTCGGTACCGGCGGTACCTATCTGCTGATCGCGCCCGCTGCCGCCGCACTGGTGACGCTGGTCGCCGCCGCGCCCCGGGGTGCGCTGGAAAGCGTTGCGGGCCTTGCCCTCCTGGCCACCCTGGCGAGTGCGCTGACCGCCGCGCTGGGCCCGGCCGAACATCGCACGGCGGCCGTGGTGACCTTCCTCGTCTCGGCGTCGGCGATCACGATCGCCGGTATCGGGGCGGCCTTCTGGGCACTGGCCGCCGGCCTGCTGGTGCGATGGGTGCTCGCGCCGCGTGGCCGGACGGCGCCGACCACCGCCGCGTCGCGGTAG
- a CDS encoding dihydrolipoamide acetyltransferase family protein has translation MVEARRQILEFRLPDLGEGLADAELISWAVAVGDAVELNQTIAEVETAKAQVALPSPFAGEVVELLAEPGDTVAVGAALIRVAASDAAPGPSSPDAVASRGGRAESVNSESDGAATDSGGRRAILVGYGPEEETASRRGRPPVSGSGGPAVSRSDDTEMPAYPEFATRQAATPAARKLGRELGIDLAVVAGSGPGGAVTVEDVRQAVPVSQPMNRARPVDDPDARAAAPAPPAMRPEDGGPARPAPVERETRIPVSGVRKRTAAAMVTSSHTIPQASAFVTTDFTASMELLDHLRNTASFSGLSLTPLALTAKAALAAMAEFPGINSFWDEENREIVTKHYVNLGIAVATDRGLLVPNVKEAQTLSLRDLCRDIGWVAEMSRSGAATPADLIGGTFTISNVGVFGVDIGVPLVNPGEGAILCLGSIRKRPWVYRDEPAVRWVTTLGLSFDHRMIDGELGSRFLSTVASLLEDPLTLLGRV, from the coding sequence GTGGTGGAAGCCCGCCGCCAGATCCTGGAGTTCCGGCTCCCCGATCTCGGCGAGGGTTTGGCCGACGCGGAGTTGATCTCCTGGGCCGTGGCGGTCGGTGACGCCGTCGAGCTCAATCAGACCATCGCCGAGGTGGAGACGGCCAAGGCGCAGGTGGCGCTGCCCAGCCCGTTCGCCGGTGAGGTGGTGGAACTGCTCGCCGAGCCCGGCGACACCGTCGCCGTGGGCGCCGCGCTGATCCGGGTGGCCGCCTCGGACGCGGCGCCGGGTCCGTCGTCACCGGACGCGGTCGCGTCCCGGGGTGGCCGCGCAGAATCCGTGAACAGCGAATCCGACGGCGCCGCAACCGATTCCGGTGGCAGGCGCGCGATACTGGTCGGTTACGGCCCGGAGGAGGAGACGGCCTCCCGCCGCGGCCGCCCACCGGTGAGCGGATCCGGCGGCCCAGCGGTGAGCCGATCGGATGACACGGAGATGCCCGCGTACCCCGAGTTCGCGACCCGGCAGGCCGCCACCCCCGCGGCCCGCAAACTCGGCCGGGAACTCGGTATCGATCTCGCCGTCGTGGCCGGCTCCGGCCCGGGTGGCGCGGTCACCGTGGAAGATGTGCGGCAGGCCGTTCCGGTCTCCCAGCCGATGAATCGCGCTCGCCCCGTCGACGATCCGGACGCTCGGGCGGCCGCTCCGGCGCCGCCGGCCATGCGGCCCGAGGACGGCGGCCCGGCCCGGCCGGCCCCCGTCGAGCGCGAGACCCGGATCCCGGTCAGCGGCGTCCGCAAGCGCACCGCGGCGGCGATGGTCACCAGTTCCCACACCATTCCGCAGGCCAGCGCGTTCGTGACCACCGATTTCACCGCGTCGATGGAGTTGCTGGACCATCTGCGCAACACGGCCTCCTTCAGCGGCCTCAGCCTGACGCCGCTGGCGCTGACCGCCAAGGCCGCGCTCGCCGCGATGGCGGAATTCCCGGGCATCAACTCGTTCTGGGACGAGGAGAACCGGGAGATCGTCACCAAGCACTATGTGAACCTGGGTATCGCGGTCGCCACCGACCGCGGGCTGCTGGTGCCGAACGTCAAGGAGGCGCAGACGCTGAGCCTGCGCGATCTGTGCCGCGACATCGGCTGGGTGGCCGAGATGTCGCGCTCCGGCGCCGCCACCCCCGCGGATCTGATCGGCGGCACCTTCACCATCAGCAACGTCGGGGTCTTCGGCGTGGATATCGGTGTGCCGCTGGTGAATCCGGGCGAGGGCGCGATCCTGTGCCTCGGCTCGATCCGCAAGCGGCCGTGGGTCTACCGCGACGAACCGGCGGTGCGCTGGGTCACCACGCTGGGCCTGAGCTTCGACCACCGGATGATCGACGGCGAACTGGGCTCCCGATTCCTGTCGACCGTGGCGTCGCTGCTGGAGGATCCGCTGACGCTGCTCGGCCGGGTCTGA
- the icmF gene encoding fused isobutyryl-CoA mutase/GTPase IcmF, whose product MTDLHVPVHPVRFVTSAALFDGHDAAINIMRRILQAQGAEVIHLGHNRAVHEVVDAVLSEDVQGVAVSSYQGGHVEYFEYLAAALREAGAGHVRIFGGGGGVIVPGEIARLAESGVRIFSPEDGQRLGLPGMINELVRDCDVDLAQQPVPVTATLAGERTALARTLTCLQQDTLPADDLAALTAATAGRTVPVLGITGTGGSGKSSLTDELVRRLRTDQQDKLRVAVLAVDPTRRRGGGALLGDRIRMNALDAGHTYFRSLATRGAHELPTNIDAMILACKAAGYDLVILETPGIGQGDAAIVDHVDVALYVMTPEFGAASQLEKIDMLDFADVVAINKFERRGAADALRDVSRQLIRNREAFGAAPEDMPVFGTSAATFNDDGVTALYQHLIGLLGERGLPLEPGALPRVDVRASTRFAQLIPPARVRYLAEIADTVRGYHAETARQVIAAQRVQRFDAVLAELGAGDEIGSAAARSGDAVAHAPVAAETAAATAAVGRLLAQARTELTPGNAALLDGWPVVAESYLGEEQVVRVRDRELRTALRRTTLSGSSIPRVSLPRYTDHGELLRFLRAEHLPGRFPFTAGVFPFKRDNEDPARMFAGEGDPFRTNRRFRVLSEHSDAKRLSTAFDSVTLYGHDPAERPDIYGKVGTSGVSVASLDDMKALYDGFDLSAPTTSVSMTINGPAPTMLAFFLNTAIDQALQRFSESEGRAPTADETAALRARTLATVRGTVQADILKEDQGQNTCIFSTEFSLRMMADIQEWFVRNGVRNFYSVSISGYHIAEAGANPISQLAFTLANGFTYVEAYLARGMHIDEFAPNLSFFFSNGMDPEYSVIGRVARRIWAVAMRDKYGADERSQKLKYHVQTSGRSLHAQEMNFNDIRTTLQALIAIYDNCNSLHTNAYDEAVTTPTEESVRRALAIQLIINKEWGLAVNENPLQGSFIIEELTDLVEEAVLAEFERISERGGVLGAMETGYQRGRIQDESMRYEHRKHDGTLPIVGVNTFRNPHGEEHRELELARGTEAEKQSQLQRTQDFRQQHRDEAHAALARLEAAARGDDNVFAVLMDAARVCTLQQVTDAFFTVGGQYRRNV is encoded by the coding sequence ATGACCGACCTACATGTACCGGTGCATCCGGTACGTTTCGTCACCTCGGCGGCGCTCTTCGACGGGCACGACGCGGCGATCAACATCATGCGGCGGATCCTGCAGGCGCAGGGCGCCGAGGTGATCCACCTCGGGCACAACCGGGCCGTCCACGAGGTGGTCGACGCGGTCCTCAGCGAGGACGTGCAGGGGGTGGCGGTCAGCTCCTATCAGGGCGGGCACGTCGAATACTTCGAATATCTCGCGGCGGCGCTGCGCGAGGCCGGCGCCGGGCACGTGCGGATCTTCGGCGGCGGCGGCGGCGTCATCGTGCCGGGGGAGATCGCCCGGCTCGCCGAGTCCGGGGTGCGCATCTTCTCTCCCGAAGACGGCCAGCGGCTCGGTCTGCCCGGCATGATCAACGAGCTGGTCCGGGACTGCGACGTGGACCTCGCGCAGCAGCCGGTGCCCGTGACCGCGACGCTCGCGGGGGAGCGCACCGCGCTGGCCCGCACCCTCACCTGCCTGCAACAGGACACCCTGCCCGCCGACGACCTCGCCGCGCTGACCGCCGCCACGGCCGGCCGGACCGTGCCGGTTCTCGGCATCACCGGTACCGGCGGCTCGGGTAAATCCTCGCTGACCGACGAACTGGTCCGCCGGCTGCGCACCGATCAGCAGGACAAACTGCGCGTGGCCGTGCTGGCCGTCGACCCCACCCGCCGCCGCGGCGGCGGCGCGCTGCTCGGCGACCGGATCCGGATGAACGCGCTGGACGCCGGCCACACCTACTTCCGCTCGCTGGCCACCCGCGGCGCACACGAACTGCCGACCAATATCGACGCGATGATCCTGGCCTGCAAGGCCGCCGGATACGACCTGGTGATCCTGGAGACGCCGGGTATCGGCCAGGGCGACGCGGCCATCGTCGACCACGTCGACGTCGCGCTGTACGTGATGACCCCGGAATTCGGCGCCGCCTCCCAGCTGGAGAAGATCGACATGCTGGATTTCGCGGATGTGGTGGCGATCAACAAGTTCGAGCGGCGCGGGGCCGCCGACGCGCTGCGCGACGTATCGCGGCAGCTGATCCGCAACCGGGAGGCCTTCGGCGCCGCGCCGGAGGATATGCCGGTGTTCGGCACCAGCGCCGCCACCTTCAACGACGACGGCGTCACGGCGCTGTACCAGCATCTGATCGGTCTGCTCGGCGAGCGCGGGCTGCCACTGGAACCGGGTGCGCTGCCGCGCGTGGATGTGCGGGCCTCGACCAGATTCGCCCAGCTCATCCCGCCCGCCCGGGTGCGCTACCTGGCGGAGATCGCCGATACCGTGCGCGGCTATCACGCCGAGACGGCGCGGCAGGTGATCGCCGCACAGCGGGTGCAGCGGTTCGACGCGGTGCTCGCGGAACTCGGCGCGGGAGACGAGATCGGTTCCGCCGCAGCGCGATCCGGTGATGCGGTGGCGCACGCGCCGGTCGCCGCCGAAACCGCGGCCGCGACCGCGGCGGTGGGAAGGTTGCTGGCGCAGGCCCGCACCGAGCTGACCCCCGGCAATGCCGCGCTGCTCGACGGCTGGCCCGTGGTGGCCGAGTCGTACCTCGGCGAGGAGCAGGTGGTGCGGGTGCGCGACCGCGAACTGCGGACCGCGCTGCGGCGAACCACGTTGTCCGGCAGTTCGATTCCGCGCGTGTCGCTGCCACGCTACACCGATCACGGTGAGCTGCTGCGATTCCTGCGCGCGGAGCATCTGCCGGGCCGATTCCCGTTCACCGCAGGGGTTTTCCCGTTCAAGCGGGACAACGAGGATCCGGCGCGGATGTTCGCCGGCGAGGGCGATCCGTTCCGCACCAACCGGCGGTTCCGGGTGCTGTCCGAGCATTCCGACGCGAAACGCCTGTCCACGGCGTTCGATTCGGTGACCCTGTACGGTCACGATCCGGCCGAGCGGCCCGACATCTACGGTAAGGTCGGCACCTCCGGGGTCTCGGTGGCCTCGCTGGACGATATGAAGGCGCTCTACGACGGGTTCGACCTCTCCGCGCCGACCACCTCGGTGTCGATGACCATCAACGGGCCGGCGCCGACCATGCTCGCCTTCTTCCTGAACACGGCGATCGATCAAGCGCTGCAACGATTCTCGGAATCCGAGGGGCGCGCGCCGACCGCGGACGAGACTGCCGCGCTGCGCGCGCGGACCCTGGCCACCGTGCGCGGCACCGTGCAGGCCGACATCCTCAAGGAGGATCAGGGCCAGAACACCTGCATCTTCTCCACCGAGTTCAGCCTGCGCATGATGGCCGACATCCAGGAATGGTTCGTGCGCAACGGGGTTCGCAACTTCTACTCGGTGTCGATCTCCGGCTATCACATCGCCGAGGCCGGGGCGAATCCGATCAGCCAGCTCGCCTTCACCCTCGCCAACGGATTCACCTATGTGGAGGCGTATCTCGCGCGCGGGATGCACATCGACGAGTTCGCGCCCAACCTGTCCTTCTTCTTCTCCAACGGCATGGATCCGGAGTATTCGGTGATCGGCCGGGTGGCGCGGCGGATCTGGGCGGTCGCCATGCGCGACAAGTACGGGGCCGACGAACGCTCGCAGAAGCTCAAGTACCACGTCCAGACCTCCGGCCGCTCGCTGCACGCCCAGGAGATGAACTTCAACGACATCCGCACCACGCTGCAGGCGCTGATCGCGATCTACGACAACTGCAACAGCCTGCACACCAACGCCTACGACGAGGCGGTCACCACCCCGACCGAGGAGTCGGTGCGGCGCGCGCTGGCGATCCAGTTGATCATCAACAAGGAGTGGGGTCTCGCGGTCAACGAGAATCCGCTGCAGGGCAGTTTCATCATCGAGGAGCTGACCGATCTGGTCGAGGAGGCGGTCCTCGCCGAATTCGAGCGGATCTCCGAGCGCGGCGGCGTGCTGGGTGCGATGGAGACCGGCTATCAGCGCGGCCGCATCCAGGACGAGTCCATGCGGTACGAACATCGCAAGCACGACGGCACGCTGCCCATCGTCGGGGTCAACACCTTCCGCAACCCGCACGGGGAGGAGCACCGGGAGCTCGAACTGGCCCGCGGCACCGAGGCCGAGAAGCAGTCCCAGTTGCAGCGGACCCAGGACTTCCGGCAGCAGCACCGGGACGAGGCGCATGCCGCCCTGGCCCGCCTGGAGGCCGCGGCCCGCGGTGACGACAACGTCTTCGCGGTCCTGATGGACGCCGCGCGCGTCTGCACCCTGCAGCAGGTCACCGACGCCTTCTTCACCGTCGGGGGGCAGTACCGCCGCAACGTCTGA
- a CDS encoding thioesterase family protein — translation MTTQDDYPVLWPVPTRWADNDHYGHVNNVTYYSYFDTAVNAWLMHATGTDIRDLPAIGVVAETSCKFLGSLSFPDRLRVGLRIARLGHSSITYDLAVFREDGDRLEAAATGRFVHVYVDELTRKPVEIPAVIREAAETLT, via the coding sequence GTGACGACGCAGGACGACTACCCGGTGCTCTGGCCGGTCCCGACCCGGTGGGCCGACAACGATCACTACGGCCACGTGAACAACGTGACCTACTACTCGTACTTCGACACCGCGGTCAACGCCTGGCTGATGCACGCCACCGGCACCGATATCCGCGACCTGCCCGCCATCGGCGTGGTCGCCGAGACCTCCTGCAAGTTCCTCGGCTCGCTGAGCTTCCCCGACCGGCTGCGCGTCGGCCTGCGCATCGCCCGCCTCGGCCACTCGAGCATCACCTACGACCTCGCCGTCTTCCGCGAGGACGGCGACCGGCTGGAAGCGGCGGCGACCGGCCGGTTCGTGCACGTCTACGTCGACGAGCTGACGCGCAAACCGGTCGAGATCCCCGCCGTCATCCGCGAAGCTGCCGAAACGCTGACCTGA